One Anopheles marshallii chromosome 3, idAnoMarsDA_429_01, whole genome shotgun sequence genomic region harbors:
- the LOC128713359 gene encoding ester hydrolase C11orf54 homolog encodes MESLDTAGLLFEEKPLHTPSLVELRDVLAVGLKSCFATVNVEVVECPDLSKAPFHLAGSGLNGSPTLVEIGGPPYLLPTVDRTKLYDVVPIAKRALHDDQKPFIAIGAGAGPFPLVNSNCEGMFNLRYSPPGNVVSESHLAMVTLEREVIVRKIPNTETRCALLGNLLVAEGNAGPVLKVSCKRRTGNKDFIASIRTCLEERYGERTVGMGGVFLLQAGKAKQHIMSTFSTSPINTEEQLNEWLNFYDMPAPLINLGTLVTNECDLDLRLQHFHSFSTHGHGGHYHIDTTPEVVEYEGYFVAGERIVRVDKPIHTHKFGRD; translated from the exons ATGGAGAGTCTCGATACCGCCGGTCTGTTGTTTGAGGAGAAACCTTTGCATACACCGTCCCTGGTGGAGTTGCGCGATG TGCTTGCGGTCGGTCTAAAATCTTGTTTCGCTACGGTGAATGTGGAGGTGGTCGAGTGTCCGGATTTGAGCAAAGCTCCCTTCCATCTTGCTGGATCTG GATTGAACGGCAGTCCGACGTTAGTTGAAATTGGTGGTCCACCCTATCTGCTGCCCACGGTGGACCGTACCAAACTTTACGATGTCGTACCAATCGCCAAACGTGCGCTGCACGATGACCAGAAGCCGTTCATCGCAATCGGAGCCGGTGCGGGCCCCTTCCCGTTGGTGAATTCCAACTGTGAGGGTATGTTCAACCTCCGCTACAGCCCACCGGGCAATGTCGTGAGTGAAAGCCACCTGGCAATGGTGACACTCGAACGGGAAGTGATAGTACGAAAGATCCCAAACACCGAGACGCGCTGCGCTCTGCTGGGTAATCTGCTCGTGGCCGAAGGTAATGCGGGACCGGTGCTGAAAGTAAGCTGCAAACGGCGCACCGGCAACAAAGACTTCATTGCCAGCATCCGCACGTGCTTAGAGGAGCGGTACGGTGAGCGAACCGTTGGCATGGGAGGTGTGTTTCTGCTGCAAGCGGGCAAAGCCAAACAGCACATCATGTCGACCTTCTCGACATCACCCATCAACACCGAGGAACAGTTGAACGAGTGGCTCAACTTCTACGACATGCCGGCGCCACTCATCAACTTGGGCACGCTTGTCACGAACGAGTGCGATTTGGACCTGCGGCTACAACACTTTCACAGCTTTTCCACGCACGGTCACGGTGGCCATTATCACATCGACACGACACCGGAGGTGGTCGAGTATGAAGGATACTTTGTGGCCGGTGAACGGATCGTGCGTGTCGATAAGCCGATCCATACGCACAAATTCGGTCGTGACTAG
- the LOC128713429 gene encoding uncharacterized protein LOC128713429 — translation MPCEKCNVKFGIITRKKSCYECHRLFCRNCLSKRQERFLCPNCTIFTKRPLSRIDLAQLKVKDLIFYLQSKHISTSGCVEKDDLINLVIAHVNSGGSSPRTPGSFSATSSNTESASGGSSRYGSFYRNGTKNCTNTFDQIKNTCQNLFSTFSDKLNGDVPETGRPSTGFATQEEQRHIFTQPRFGSNNVYHSVDPSVHSNTGASNFPPHMTHPEDDNNQRAEAQYHAEQGERPVHFNSGSSGTTSGADSSAASSSFSSPSRDTSSPLLGDQQHSATNGQTQAMLDDRIESILALETGGTGCECCTDDEDEERTGVAIPKENNIATKGEEDMPPCSKQSRRSLSQSNLLPPQMAGPSADTSAATTKVASRSQTPSSSFDDLLADAEGSSSNADQAIAPDTLAMTTDTDALATTVASIDDTEQWQIINTSDTNGGGTLEAATNSELPMTDATNEASTTNEDEESTDSISNSVELKSKPPPTVPVLGHSPSVGSPTTIITRRRSDSYLLSECYASLRQRSVGTGPIDEPASPLIHRASTTRSLQTSDAVPMGFSLGGTLTNDAMPTTSYPVNPTNTAHGMCFRCGKRRNGIRRQLKKFRKQLDMATVTEVEKRRQLEAFLNYLERRSKGSFELTDSESITEEASVSAGDEASGVTGTATDGRGSVGIGVDDQHAFSYPKPPEELPVCTNLYSSGNQDLVNMKQIKLSDIKESADLDVLSVKQLKGILMVNRVDFKGCCEKAELRERVLRLWRDYKSIPSIEKLPSDDLCKICMDAPIECVILECGHMTTCTACGKVLSECPICRQYIVRVVRFFRA, via the exons ATGCCCTGCGAAAAGTGCAATGTGAAGTTTGGCATCATAACGCGTAAAAAATCCTGCTATGAATGTCATCGGCTGTTCTGCCGGAACTGTCTCTCGAAGCGGCAGGAGCGGTTCCTTTGCCCAAACTGTACCATCTTCACCAAAAGGCCTCTATCGCGCATCGATCTGGCCCAGCTAAAAGTGAAGGATCTCATCTTTTACTTGCAGTCGAAACACATTTCCACATCCGGTTGCGTGG AAAAAGACGACCTTATTAATTTGGTCATTGCTCATGTGAATTCCGGTGGCAGCTCACCACGCACGCCGGGAAGTTTTAGTGCCACATCGTCCAACACGGAATCGGCTTCCGGCGGATCATCACGCTACGGAAGCTTCTATCGGAACGGAACCAAAAACTGTACAAACACGTTCGATCAGATCAAAAATACCTGCcagaatttattttccacattttcggACAAACTAAATGGAG ACGTTCCGGAGACTGGCCGTCCTAGTACCGGTTTTGCGACGCAGGAAGAACAGCGTCATATATTCACGCAGCCTCGCTTCGGTAGCAACAATGTTTACCATTCCGTCGATCCAAGCGTTCATTCAAATACCGGTGCCAGTAACTTCCCTCCTCATATGACACATCCCGAGGACGACAATAACCAAAGAGCGGAAGCACAATACCATGCAGAACAGGGAGAGCGGCCAGTACATTTCAACAGTGGTAGCAGTGGAACGACAAGCGGGGCTGATTCCAGCGCCGCATCTTCTTCGTTTTCATCGCCCAGCCGAGATACTTCTTCACCTCTATTGGGCGACCAGCAACACTCGGCAACTAATGGACAAACGCAAGCCATGCTGGACGATCGCATTGAAAGCATCCTGGCGCTGGAAACGGGCGGAACGGGCTGTGAGTGCTGTACGGATGACGAGGACGAGGAGCGAACCGGTGTAGCGATTCcgaaggaaaataatattgCTACTAAAGGCGAGGAAGACATGCCACCATGCTCGAAGCAATCCCGGCGTAGCCTTTCACAATCCAATTTGTTACCACCGCAGATGGCGGGCCCGAGCGCAGACACATCGGCAGCAACGACGAAAGTAGCATCGCGGAGTCAAACTCCTTCGTCATCCTTCGACGATTTGCTGGCTGATGCGGAAGGCAGTAGTAGCAATGCGGATCAAGCGATCGCCCCGGATACACTAGCCATGACGACAGATACTGACGCGTTGGCAACGACTGTGGCTTCGATCGATGATACAGAACAGTGGCAGATCATTAATACATCGGACACGAACGGTGGTGGTACGCTGGAAGCGGCCACAAACAGTGAACTTCCGATGACTGACGCAACTAATGAGGCGTCCACGACCAACGAGGATGAAGAGAGCACGGACAGCATCAGCAACTCTGTAGAACTTAAATCAAAACCACCCCCAACGGTGCCGGTGCTGGGACACAGCCCTTCCGTAGGTTCGCCGACAACAATTATAACGCGCCGTAGGTCCGATAGTTACCTGCTGTCGGAATGTTACGCCTCGTTGCGACAGCGCTCGGTTGGGACGGGTCCGATCGATGAACCAGCGTCACCCTTAATACATCGGGCCAGTACGACAAGGTCATTGCAAACGTCGGATGCAGTACCAATGGGTTTCTCGTTGGGCGGTACACTTACCAACGATGCAATGCCAACCACTAGCTATCCGGTCAACCCTACTAATACTGCCCACGGTATGTGCTTCCGTTGTGGAAAACGGCGAAACGGTATTCGCCGACAGTTGAAAAAGTTCCGCAAGCAACTGGACATGGCTACCGTTACGGAGGTGGAAAAACGACGCCAGCTGGAAGCGTTCCTTAATTATCTCGAGCGACGCAGCAAAGGTTCGTTCGAACTGACCGATTCCGAGTCCATTACCGAAGAAGCGAGCGTTAGCGCGGGTGACGAAGCGAGTGGTGTCACCGGCACTGCCACGGATGGACGTGGTTCGGTCGGTATTGGTGTGGATGACCAGCATGCCTTTTCCTACCCGAAGCCACCGGAAGAATTGCCCGTCTGCACCAATCTGTACTCTTCCGGTAATCAGGATTTGGTCAATATGAAACAGATCAAGCTGAGCGATATTAAGGAAAG TGCGGATCTGGATGTGCTGTCGGTGAAGCAGTTGAAGGGTATTCTGATGGTGAACCGGGTTGACTTCAAAGGCTGCTGTGAAAAGGCCGAACTTCGCGAAAGGGTGCTACGGTTGTGGCGTGATTACAAATCTATCCCAT CAATCGAAAAACTTCCATCGGACGATTTGTGCAAGATTTGCATGGATGCGCCCATCGAGTGTGTGATACTGGAGTGTGGCCATATGACCACTTGTACCGCGTGCGGTAAGGTGCTAAGCGAATGTCCGATATGCCGCCAGTATATAGTGCGGGTAGTGCGATTCTTCCGAGCCTAA
- the LOC128712895 gene encoding DE-cadherin-like: MANRGCWSILVFLLLLASCNSSSVPRVQAVNDISTNHKPRFHDCTHYEPTLRKEQPTGTPVLRVTASDPDQGQTLEYSIATMPEDQNYFNIDKTTGQIVSAHVFDRDAPIRDREINLTVRATDNGSPTLADVCTIKVTILDINDDPSIFQECVYQVSVTKDLPLNQSLATISAMDLEEGDNNRIKYEIVQEHEDSSYFDIDESNGLLTLAKPIDRSPGQFYTIHVRAYSEGSMENQTQQTKVMVRVLDPNDHAPYFIKMPMVPVMLKETFQHYNMVLAEYEAVSNVKKDDFVDFQIVQGNTDLTFLLDQINNTVAYIKLRSSLDYERTTNYTLVIRATNSLNEYAEVCLTIMIVDENDNYPVFDDDTGTILEYELPGTFVMQVHARDDDGTAPNNIVSYRLADTDRQYFQIDSQTGIITSMVKFDRETKNIYVVRVTAEDNAPSVEFKNGSPNSVTKHFLIQVLPRNYYNPQFEKRIYRFNYLSEDTAIGTKLIQVKAYDKGKHSSIKYSILKNNVGDAFKIDENTGVISVNNQLDYEAMSDYKLYVKADNGLFHNSVIVRFEIVNVNDNAPIFINLPNVTIPEETISPDCIAIVKAYDPDTQNSEIPQGIQYTLEKELEQLLEIDDSGCVRLLKPLDRDPPDGAKLRHIKITATDENGKGQDSTGTLNITLEDINDNAPYLTNTQPIAWGKNRTPGRITKLTAQDADEDQNGPPFVYSIDPEAPLEIRQRFQIVGDELHALNKFDRDDPKEYSVPILVRDSGDPPMSAISTLQIVIGDENDNKKQQSKSDIVVYKYKGKTSDIDIGRAHVNDADGLDLSNKTFLWDEVTSEESLKLFQLNFSTGMITMLEATPCGQYDLRFQVVQTSDHRSRHNVSARATVLVKEVSEQSIDQSGSIRFYNVTADEFISQTPEHRSTPLHRLQTSIATVLNVSSTDVDIFTVNNRKLPKLSFLDVFFAVNGSVYSTSEVLNGVLSYQLHQLEEDVGFPIEVVGIDECELQSSTCEQSCRNKVHKSPKPIVVYGNATSFIGITTFVEAECVSDTPLIMCLNGGTLESNSCICPNGFEGPQCELIDICFDGNGYAIYPSIIGGTISNISIEMLPQRTDGLVLYIGPMRYNPRVKTQPFLALEIIDSMVVLLLDYGTGTFRIQDQQIFSQYDLLRVDISLKPETIEMNTLKNKVAISNSRYKNKDFGGSIKTHGPVQLGGTIVDFTKLGSLYNWTYIPQTKGFNGSLRILTINGRTIDFQQHNLAQNLHSSIIFSKKNNKGVKKTTNQHSQPLLNNNKTSIGVLEKAGDLKQLEDALATLDVDVVALQEIRWPGNGVQNRRGSNNHYNIYYGCHDRHHMLGTGFALGLRLKSEIIGFQDLLVNIFNRCMELCYCPQAWKCAKVIPILKLGKDPSSSSSYRPISLLSALGKLFEKLIYFRLRDTVEDLQLLPPEQFGFRSGHSTTT; encoded by the exons ATGGCAAATCGAGGATGCTGGTCAATTCTGGTCTTCCTGCTCTTGTTAGCTTCGTGCAACTCTAGCAGTGTACCGCGGGTCCAAGCAGTAAATGACATAAGTACAAACCATAAGCCAAGATTCCACGATTGTACACACTATGAGCCAACGTTGAGAAAAGAACAGCCAACGGGTACACCTGTACTACGTGTAACAGCCTCCGATCCCGATCAAGGGCAAACGTTAGAATACAGCATTGCCACCATGCCAGAGGACCagaattatttcaatattgaTAAAACCACAGGGCAAATCGTGTCGGCCCATGTTTTCGATCGAGATGCACCAATAAGAGATCGAGAAATTAATCTTACGGTACGGGCGACCGACAACGGATCGCCTACTCTGGCAGATGTTTGTACTATCAAGGTGACTATTCTGGACATCAACGACGATCCATCGATATTTCAGGAATGTGTCTATCAAGTGTCAGTGACGAAAGATCTGCCACTTAACCAGTCCCTGGCCACCATCTCAGCAATGGATCTAGAAGAAGGTGATAACAACCGCATTAAGTATGAGATCGTACAAGAACACGAAGATAGCAGCTATTTCGACATCGATGAGAGTAATGGCTTGCTCACACTAGCTAAACCAATCGACCGTAGTCCAGGACAGTTTTATACAATTCATGTTCGGGCGTATAGTGAAGGCTCAatggaaaaccaaacacagcaaacaaaagtaatgGTCCGTGTACTTGACCCTAACGATCATGCACCGTACTTCATCAAGATGCCAATGGTCCCTGTGATGCTCAAAGAAACGTTTCAACACTACAACATGGTTTTAGCGGAGTATGAAGCTGTTTCAAACGTAAAGAAAGATGATTTTGTAGATTTCCAGATAGTGCAAGGAAATACTGACTTAACATTTTTACTGGACCAAATCAACAATACGGTGGCTTACATTAAATTGCGAAGCAGCCTTGACTACGAAAGGACAACGAATTATACGCTGGTAATAAGAGCAACGAACTCTCTTAACGAATATGCAGAAGTATGTTTGACGATCATGATTGTGGATGAAAATGACAACTACCCCGTATTTGACGACGACACGGGAACTATCCTAGAGTACGAGTTGCCTGGTACATTTGTAATGCAAGTCCATGCCCGGGATGATGATGGCACGGCTCCCAACAACATTGTGTCCTATCGGTTGGCGGACACGGATAGGCAATATTTCCAAATTGATAGTCAAACGGGCATCATTACATCGATGGTGAAATTCGATagggaaacgaaaaatatCTACGTGGTGAGAGTGACTGCGGAGGACAACGCGCCGTCTGTGGAATTTAAAAACGGAAGCCCAAATAGCGTTACAAAGCACTTTTTGATTCAAGTTTTGCCCAGAAACTATTACAATCCGCAGTTCGAGAAGAGAATATATAGGTTCAATTATCTATCGGAAGACACCGCCATCGGCACAAAACTGATTCAAGTGAAGGCCTACGACAAAGGTAAACATTCCAGCATCAAGTATAGCATTCTCAAGAACAACGTGGGGGATGCGTTCAAAATCGACGAAAATACAGGTGTGATTTCGGTAAATAATCAGTTAGACTACGAAGCGATGTCAGATTATAAACTGTACGTAAAGGCGGATAATGGTCTATTTCATAATTCAGTGATCGTACGGTTCGAAATAGTAAACGTTAATGATAACGCACCGATATTCATTAATTTGCCAAATGTCACGATCCCAGAAGAAACTATCTCTCCCGATTGTATTGCGATTGTGAAGGCTTACGATCCTGACACACAGAACTCTGAAATACCTCAAGGCATACAATACACACTCGAGAAGGAACTTGAGCAGCTACTGGAAATTGACGACAGTGGATGCGTTCGGTTATTGAAGCCACTTGATCGTGATCCTCCTGATGGTGCAAAATTACGGCACATCAAAATTACTGCGACGGATGAAAATGGTAAAGGACAAGATTCAACGGGCACACTAAACATCACATTGGAAGACATTAACGACAACGCACCCTATTTAACAAACACGCAACCTATTGCATGGGGTAAAAATCGGACTCCGGGTAGGATAACTAAGCTAACAGCGCAAGATGCGGACGAAGATCAAAATGGCCCTCCGTTCGTTTACAGCATCGATCCAGAAGCCCCATTGGAGATAAGGCAACGATTTCAAATTGTAGGAGACGAATTGCATGCATTAAATAAGTTTGATCGCGACGACCCAAAAGAATACAGCGTTCCTATCTTGGTGAGAGATTCGGGTGATCCGCCGATGAGCGCTATTAGCACTCTGCAGATAGTGATCGGAGACGagaatgataataaaaagCAACAGAGTAAGAGCGATATAGTGGTCTACAAATACAAAGGAAAGACATCTGATATAGACATTGGACGTGCACATGTGAACGATGCAGATGGTTTGGATTTGTCTAACAAAACATTTCTCTGGGACGAGGTAACAAGTGAAGAATCTTTGAAGCTTTTCCAACTGAACTTCAGCACCGGTATGATAACAATGTTGGAAGCTACACCTTGTGGACAGTATGATCTTCGTTTTCAAGTAGTTCAAACCTCGGACCATCGTTCTCGACACAATGTCTCAGCCCGAGCAACGGTGTTGGTGAAGGAGGTTTCGGAACAATCAATAGACCAGAGCGGATCAATTCGATTCTACAATGTAACGGCAGACGAATTTATATCTCAAACACCGGAGCATCGCAGCACACCGCTGCATCGACTTCAAACGAGTATTGCAACTGTTCTAAACGTCAGTTCAACCGATGTGGACATATTCACGGTCAACAATCGAAAGCTCCCTAAACTATCTTTCCTGGACGTGTTCTTTGCGGTCAACGGTAGTGTTTACTCAACGTCTGAGGTGCTCAACGGTGTACTGAGTTACCAGCTGCATCAACTGGAGGAAGACGTCGGATTTCCGATCGAGGTGGTTGGCATCGATGAATGCGAGTTGCAAAGTAGTACTTGTGAGCAGTCATGCAGGAATAAGGTTCACAAATCACCCAAACCGATCGTCGTCTACGGCAACGCAACTTCCTTCATAGGAATAACCACATTCGTAGAGGCGGAATGTGTCTCAGATACTCCGTTGATCATGTGCTTGAACGGAGGCACGCTTGAGAGTAATAGCTGCATATGTCCAAATGGCTTCGAGGGTCCACAGTGTGAATTGATCGACATCTGTTTCGATGGCAACGGGTATGCCATTTATCCATCGATCATTGGTGGCACAATTTCAAACATCAGCATTGAGATGTTACCCCAACGGACAGATGGTTTGGTGTTGTACATTGGACCCATGAGGTACAATCCGCGTGTAAAGACACAACCGTTTCTTGCATTGGAGATAATCGACAGTATGGTGGTACTGCTATTAGACTACGGAACTGGAACGTTCCGTATCCAGGATCAACAGATATTTTCTCAATACGATTTATTGAGAGTGGATATTTCATTGAAGCCCGAAACGATTGAGATGAATACCTTGAAAAATAAGGTTGCAATTAGCAACAGCCGATACAAAAATAAGGATTTTGGTGGCAGCATTAAGACTCATGGACCTGTTCAGTTGGGCGGTACAATCGTCGATTTCACAAAGCTTGGGTCACTATACAACTGGACGTACATACCACAGACAAAGGGGTTCAATGGCAGCTTGCGGATCCTGACAATAAATGGGCGCACGATAGATTTTCAGCAGCATAATTTGGCACAGAACCTTCATAGCA GCATTatatttagcaaaaaaaacaacaagggcgtaaagaaaacaacgaaCCAACATTCACAGCCATtacttaataataataaaaccagTATTGGCGTTCTCGAAAA AGCCGGAGACTTGAAGCAACTGGAGGACGCCCTAGCCACACTCGACGTGGACGTCGTAGCTCTACAAGAAATCCGGTGGCCAGGGAACGGTGTGCAGAACAGGCGTGGCAGCAACAACCATTACAACATTTACTATGGTTGCCACGACCGCCACCACATGCTCGGAACGGGTTTCGCTTTAGGTCTCCGGCTGAAATCCGAGATCATCGGATTCCAGG ATCTTCTAGTTAACATCTTCAATCGCTGCATGGAGCTATGCTACTGCCCACAGGCATGGAAATGCGCTAAGGTGATTCCGATTCTTAAACTGGGTAAGGATCCGTCATCATCCTCCAGCTATCGACCAATTAGCCTGCTCAGTGCATTAGGCAAATTGTTCGAAAAGTTAATCTACTTTAGATTGCGAGATACAGTTGAGGATCTTCAGCTTCTACCACCTGAGCAGTTTGGCTTCCGTTCCGGACACTCCACCACCACATAG